From the genome of Thermoflexus hugenholtzii, one region includes:
- a CDS encoding Uma2 family endonuclease, which yields MGVMVVDERKVPVREPYVIRMGGWTLERYLREAPEDRIWEFVRGEVLMHSPATAEHQDLVGFLYWLLRGYCEARGWGKVLMGPAAVRVLPDVVREPDVFVIRPEDVGRAQGVPLEVVPALVVEVVSPSTRTLDLWEKAEEYARAGVEEYWGVDGEEGVLWVHRRQGDRYAVEEVRAGRVASIAVPGFWLEVGWLFQTPLPPVTECLRAILGAPGT from the coding sequence ATGGGGGTGATGGTGGTGGACGAGCGGAAGGTTCCGGTGCGGGAGCCGTATGTGATCCGGATGGGAGGGTGGACGCTGGAGCGCTATCTCCGGGAGGCGCCGGAGGACCGGATTTGGGAGTTCGTCCGGGGGGAGGTCCTGATGCACTCACCGGCCACCGCGGAACATCAAGATCTCGTCGGCTTCCTCTACTGGCTCCTTCGGGGCTATTGTGAAGCCAGGGGGTGGGGGAAAGTTTTGATGGGGCCGGCGGCGGTGCGGGTGTTGCCGGACGTGGTGCGGGAGCCGGATGTGTTCGTGATCCGTCCGGAGGATGTGGGGCGGGCGCAGGGGGTGCCCCTGGAGGTGGTGCCGGCGCTGGTGGTGGAGGTGGTGAGCCCGTCGACGCGGACCCTGGATCTGTGGGAGAAGGCGGAGGAATATGCGCGGGCGGGGGTGGAGGAGTATTGGGGGGTGGATGGGGAGGAGGGGGTGCTGTGGGTGCATCGGCGGCAGGGGGATCGATATGCGGTGGAGGAGGTGCGGGCGGGACGGGTGGCCAGCATCGCGGTGCCGGGGTTCTGGCTGGAGGTGGGATGGCTGTTCCAGACCCCCCTGCCTCCCGTGACGGAATGTTTGCGGGCCATCCTCGGGGCGCCCGGGACATAG